The following proteins are co-located in the Anser cygnoides isolate HZ-2024a breed goose chromosome 2, Taihu_goose_T2T_genome, whole genome shotgun sequence genome:
- the B4GALT6 gene encoding beta-1,4-galactosyltransferase 6 isoform X3 has translation MTAKAVFLEACAKLREITHIQVLLAIEEDCRGSSQTVVLANTYLFMVQARGIMLRENVKTIGHMIRLYTNKNTTLNGTDYPEGNNSSDCVAQTTMYLPENFTYSPYQACPEKLPYMRGLIDVNMSEISFDEIQQLFSKDLDIKPGGHWKPKDCKPRWKVAILIPFRNRHEHLPIFFRHLIPMLQKQRLEFAFYVVEQTGTQPFNRAMLFNVGFKEAMKDVVWDCIIFHDVDHLPENDRNYYGCGEMPRHFAAKLDKYMYILPYNEFFGGVSGLTVEQFKKINGFPNAFWGWGGEDDDLWNRVHYAGYNVTRPEGDLGKYKSIPHHHRGEVQFLGRY, from the exons ATGACAGCAAAGGCAGTGTTTCTGGAAGCCTGTGCCAAGCTCAGGGAGATAACCCATATTCAAGTACTACTGGCAATTGAAGAGGATTGCCGTGGAAGTTCTCAAACTGTAGTCCTCG CAAACACGTATCTCTTTATGGTGCAAGCTCGTGGTATCATGttgagagaaaatgtaaaaacaataGGACACATGATCAGATTGTACACTAACAAAAACACTACATTGAACGGAACAG aTTATCCTGAAGGAAACAATTCTAGTGACTGTGTCGCTCAAACAACAATGTATCTTCCAGAAAACTTCACTTACTCTCCTTACCAGgcttgtccagagaagctgccTTACATGA GAGGCCTTATTGATGTCAATATGAGTGAAATTAGTTTTGATGAAATTCAGCAGCTATTTTCAAAAGACTTAGACATTAAACCAGGAGGACACTGGAAACCAAAAGACTGTAAGCCACGATGGAAG GTGGCAATCCTCATTCCTTTTCGGAATCGCCATGAGCATCTTCCAATTTTTTTCCGGCATCTGATACCTATGTTGCAGAAGCAGCGGCTGGAATTTGCCTTCTATGTTGTTGAACAG aCAGGTACACAACCTTTTAATCGTGCAATGCTCTTTAATGTTGGCTTCAAGGAGGCTATGAAGGATGTTGTCTGGGACTGCATTATATTTCATGATGTAGATCACTTACCTGAAAATGACCGTAATTATTATGGGTGTGGAGAAATGCCACGTCATTTTGCAGCAAAGCTGGACAAATACATGTACAT tcttccatACAATGAGTTCTTTGGTGGGGTAAGTGGACTGACAGTGGAGCAATTCAAGAAGATCAATGGATTTCCTAATGCCTTTTGGGGATGGGGTGGAGAAGACGATGATCTTTGGAACAG GGTTCATTATGCTGGATACAACGTAACAAGACCAGAGGGAGATTTAGGGAAGTACAAATCCATTCCTCATCATCACAGAGGTGAAGTCCAGTTTTTAGGACg TTATTAG
- the B4GALT6 gene encoding beta-1,4-galactosyltransferase 6 isoform X2, with product MPVLRKALRVSNRSMLAFIFFFSFSSSCLYFIYVAPGIANTYLFMVQARGIMLRENVKTIGHMIRLYTNKNTTLNGTDYPEGNNSSDCVAQTTMYLPENFTYSPYQACPEKLPYMRGLIDVNMSEISFDEIQQLFSKDLDIKPGGHWKPKDCKPRWKVAILIPFRNRHEHLPIFFRHLIPMLQKQRLEFAFYVVEQTGTQPFNRAMLFNVGFKEAMKDVVWDCIIFHDVDHLPENDRNYYGCGEMPRHFAAKLDKYMYILPYNEFFGGVSGLTVEQFKKINGFPNAFWGWGGEDDDLWNRVHYAGYNVTRPEGDLGKYKSIPHHHRGEVQFLGRYKLLRYSRERQYIDGLNNLIYTPKILVSRLYKNITVNLIPELAPVRDY from the exons ATGCCCGTGCTCCGCAAGGCGCTGCGCGTCTCCAATCGCTCCATGCTCgccttcatcttcttcttctccttctcctcctcctgcctctaCTTCATCTATGTGGCCCCCGGCATAG CAAACACGTATCTCTTTATGGTGCAAGCTCGTGGTATCATGttgagagaaaatgtaaaaacaataGGACACATGATCAGATTGTACACTAACAAAAACACTACATTGAACGGAACAG aTTATCCTGAAGGAAACAATTCTAGTGACTGTGTCGCTCAAACAACAATGTATCTTCCAGAAAACTTCACTTACTCTCCTTACCAGgcttgtccagagaagctgccTTACATGA GAGGCCTTATTGATGTCAATATGAGTGAAATTAGTTTTGATGAAATTCAGCAGCTATTTTCAAAAGACTTAGACATTAAACCAGGAGGACACTGGAAACCAAAAGACTGTAAGCCACGATGGAAG GTGGCAATCCTCATTCCTTTTCGGAATCGCCATGAGCATCTTCCAATTTTTTTCCGGCATCTGATACCTATGTTGCAGAAGCAGCGGCTGGAATTTGCCTTCTATGTTGTTGAACAG aCAGGTACACAACCTTTTAATCGTGCAATGCTCTTTAATGTTGGCTTCAAGGAGGCTATGAAGGATGTTGTCTGGGACTGCATTATATTTCATGATGTAGATCACTTACCTGAAAATGACCGTAATTATTATGGGTGTGGAGAAATGCCACGTCATTTTGCAGCAAAGCTGGACAAATACATGTACAT tcttccatACAATGAGTTCTTTGGTGGGGTAAGTGGACTGACAGTGGAGCAATTCAAGAAGATCAATGGATTTCCTAATGCCTTTTGGGGATGGGGTGGAGAAGACGATGATCTTTGGAACAG GGTTCATTATGCTGGATACAACGTAACAAGACCAGAGGGAGATTTAGGGAAGTACAAATCCATTCCTCATCATCACAGAGGTGAAGTCCAGTTTTTAGGACg ATATAAACTTCTGAGGTATTCCAGAGAACGTCAGTATATTGATGGGTTGAACAATTTAATATATACTCCTAAAATACTTGTCAGTAGattgtataaaaatataactgTTAATCTCATACCAGAACTTGCTCCTGTTAGAGACTATTGA
- the B4GALT6 gene encoding beta-1,4-galactosyltransferase 6 isoform X1, with protein MVQARGIMLRENVKTIGHMIRLYTNKNTTLNGTDYPEGNNSSDCVAQTTMYLPENFTYSPYQACPEKLPYMRGLIDVNMSEISFDEIQQLFSKDLDIKPGGHWKPKDCKPRWKVAILIPFRNRHEHLPIFFRHLIPMLQKQRLEFAFYVVEQTGTQPFNRAMLFNVGFKEAMKDVVWDCIIFHDVDHLPENDRNYYGCGEMPRHFAAKLDKYMYILPYNEFFGGVSGLTVEQFKKINGFPNAFWGWGGEDDDLWNRVHYAGYNVTRPEGDLGKYKSIPHHHRGEVQFLGRYKLLRYSRERQYIDGLNNLIYTPKILVSRLYKNITVNLIPELAPVRDY; from the exons ATGGTGCAAGCTCGTGGTATCATGttgagagaaaatgtaaaaacaataGGACACATGATCAGATTGTACACTAACAAAAACACTACATTGAACGGAACAG aTTATCCTGAAGGAAACAATTCTAGTGACTGTGTCGCTCAAACAACAATGTATCTTCCAGAAAACTTCACTTACTCTCCTTACCAGgcttgtccagagaagctgccTTACATGA GAGGCCTTATTGATGTCAATATGAGTGAAATTAGTTTTGATGAAATTCAGCAGCTATTTTCAAAAGACTTAGACATTAAACCAGGAGGACACTGGAAACCAAAAGACTGTAAGCCACGATGGAAG GTGGCAATCCTCATTCCTTTTCGGAATCGCCATGAGCATCTTCCAATTTTTTTCCGGCATCTGATACCTATGTTGCAGAAGCAGCGGCTGGAATTTGCCTTCTATGTTGTTGAACAG aCAGGTACACAACCTTTTAATCGTGCAATGCTCTTTAATGTTGGCTTCAAGGAGGCTATGAAGGATGTTGTCTGGGACTGCATTATATTTCATGATGTAGATCACTTACCTGAAAATGACCGTAATTATTATGGGTGTGGAGAAATGCCACGTCATTTTGCAGCAAAGCTGGACAAATACATGTACAT tcttccatACAATGAGTTCTTTGGTGGGGTAAGTGGACTGACAGTGGAGCAATTCAAGAAGATCAATGGATTTCCTAATGCCTTTTGGGGATGGGGTGGAGAAGACGATGATCTTTGGAACAG GGTTCATTATGCTGGATACAACGTAACAAGACCAGAGGGAGATTTAGGGAAGTACAAATCCATTCCTCATCATCACAGAGGTGAAGTCCAGTTTTTAGGACg ATATAAACTTCTGAGGTATTCCAGAGAACGTCAGTATATTGATGGGTTGAACAATTTAATATATACTCCTAAAATACTTGTCAGTAGattgtataaaaatataactgTTAATCTCATACCAGAACTTGCTCCTGTTAGAGACTATTGA